In the Stakelama saccharophila genome, TCGAGGCCCGCCGCACGCTGCAGCGCACCCGCGATGTCGCCTTCGCCGGTGCGGGCGATATCCTCGCTCGAGACCACCGAAACCACCTGCGATGTGGCCCGGATCGCATTCGGGATGAACCGGCCCGTGACGACGATCTCCGATGCGCCTTCGGCGCCCGGCGTCGATATTTCGACCTGGTCCTCGGTCGGTTGATCTTGTTCGGTCTGCTGCGTCGCGGAAGCGTCTTGCTGCCCCCCCGTCGCGGCATCGCCGGTCGCTCCCGCCGTCTGCGCCAGCGCCGCCGGGGCGACCAGCAGCGAGGTGGAGAGGAGGAGACTGCCAAAGGCTAGCTTCGTTTTCATGGTCTCGGTTCCGGATCTGGAATTCATTGGATGCGCAAAGGGGCGGCGGACTGGATCCACCGCCCCGACTTCGTCATTTGCGCCTTAGTTCGGCAGGCCGGTGCATGCGCTGCTCGCCGAACCGAAGTTCGCGCGGTTCGAATTGCAGGTCCAACCCTGGAACCAGGAGTCGCCCGGACCGGCGACCGCGCCGATATAGCTCGTCGGCACAAAGAAATCCGAGACCTGGCTCGCATCATATGCGGTGACGCCCAGCGTCGTGCTGGTCGGATAGAAGCCGTTTTCGACCGCGCTGCCGCGCTCTCCCTCGACCGTCGAATTGGTCGAGTTGGCGTCGAACACCTGCTCCTGCGTTGCCGCAGGGATCGTGTTGTTCGAAGTCTCCGATTCCGCGAACTTGGCAGCGGCGGCGCAACCAAAATATACCGAGTCCCAGGTCGGCGGACCGTCGTCGTTCAGGCCGGCATCGGCATCGCGGATCGTGGCGTTGCCCGGACCGGCGACCATCGTCATGCAGGAAACCGGCGTGGATACGATACCGTTATAGAAGTGCGCATCGGCGCCGCCGCGGATGCGCATCGCCGCCGGCGTGTTCTCCGCATTGTGGACGAAGGTGAAGTTCGCGAGGTGATATTTCTGGCGCGGCAGCGCGTCCTCCGAGCCGTTCGAATCGATCTCGGTGGAGAAGCTGTCGCTCTCCTGCGTGGCCGCCTGGATGTTCAGGACGAACTGCGCGAAACCCTGCCAGCCCTGATCGGTATCGAAGCCGTCATCGTCGGCGCCGGTGAAGACCAGGTTCTTCAGATTGGCGGTGCCGCCGAAGATCTCGATGCCATCGTCCGAACTGTTGTGGATCTGGACATGGTCAATGGTGGTGCCGCTGCCCACGCCGGCCAGCGTCAGCCCCTGAAGCTCGACATCGGTCGTGAGACGACGACCCGAATAGCGGATCTGGACGTACTGGACCACGCCGCTGCTGTCGTCCGCGACGTTGCCGCCGTAAAGTGCGTCGCCGGTGCCCTCGATGATGTTCTCGCAGTCGGCGGCACCGCCCGCGACGCCCTGGGTATCGCAAGCGGATATCGGCGCCCGGCCGCCGAGGATCAGGCCACCCCACAGACCCTGACTCGAATCCGTGACCTGACCGGTCAGGTTCTGCTGCGCGGTCATCACGATCGGCGCATCGGCGGTGCCCTGCGCCATGATCTTCGACCCGCGGTTGACCAGGATGTAGTCGTCGGCGGAATCGTTGGCATTGGCGTAGAACAACGTGCCGGGCTCAATGGTGAGCGTTGCGGCGGAACCATCGTTTCCGGTGCTGCCGACATCTTCGCCGACGCTGACGCGACCGCTGATTTCATATGCGACACCCGCGACCTGCGGCAGCGTGACCGAGCCGGAAACCTGCGACGGCAGGCGGCAGGAGCGGTAAGCGCCGGCGATGACGCCGACGTCGGTCGTGCCCGTGGGGCAGCTTGCGGCGGGGCCGGACGTCGGGGTCGGCGTCGGGCTGGGGGACGGCGACGGAGACGGAGACGGAGACGGAGCCGGCGACGGTGTGGGCGTGACGATCACGCCGTCGCCCGGCGAAGCGACGCTGCTCGCGCCATCGCAAGCGGACAGCGCGGCACCGGCGCAGCCGGTCATCAGGATAAGGCTCATGCGTTTGAAGCTGGACATCAAATTCTCCGTTACCGGTTCGCTGGATGGGCCAAGGGCCCCCGTCGACTCGGAACTCCCCCTGTCGACGCCGTCACCCGGCTAACGGCGGCGGATGACTCGAAGATGCCAGTTCAGAGAAGGTTTGATGACGCACCGGTTTCGGTTTTATGACATTCGCGTCGGCCGGCAGCGAGGCCGCACGGAGCATCATTGGGAACCGCGGATTCCTTTTCGCGGGACCGCAGTTCGGATCGAGTGCGCCGGCGGCGACCTGCGGCGCAAACGGCCGCGGAATTCGCGATCCGGCCATTTCGTTTCCGGATGAACCGTATCGAAAGGATCGGACCAGAAGGACGGTCCCGCCCCCAAACGAGAAAACCCCGGACCACTCGGACAAAGCCTCGTGATCCAGGGTTTTATCTGGTGGGCGCGGCTGGGATTGAACCAGCGACCCCTGCGGTGTGAACACAGTGCTCTACCACTGAGCTACGCGCCCGCCTGGTTCCTGTTTTGCATCAGGGAACCGGACGCGTGCCTCTAAGCAAGCACGCGCCCTCTGTCCAGTCGCAAAACGCCTTAGTTGACGGCGTCCTTCAGGCCCTTGCCGGCCTTGAACTTCGGCTGGGTGGAGGCGCTGATCGTCATCGGCTCGCCCGTGCGCGGATTGCGGCCCGTGGATGCCTTGCGCTTGCTGACCGAAAAGGTGCCGAAACCGACGAGGCGGACTTCATCGCCCTTCTTCAATGCGCCGGTGATGGAGTCGAAAACCGCTTCGACCGCCTTGCTCGCATCGCCCTTGTTCAGGCCCGAGTGGTCGGCGACCTGTCCGATCAATTCCTGTTTGTTCATGTCCCTTTGAACCCCTGCTTTGTTACACGGTTACTCGAATGAATGTGTCCCGGCGCGAGGCCGAGTGCCCAGTAAGGCGGTTCGAGTCCCCGCTGTCAAAGCAATTCCGCCATTTCAGGCCGAAAAAACGGAAAAAACCGCCCGATCAATGCCGCAAAGACGCGCCCGAAGCGCTCATGTCCCCTACGGGTTGAACGGCCAGTTCATCCGCATCGGTCCAGTCGATCGGTTCCAGCGAATCGGTCAGCGCCCGGCTCAGCACTTCGTCGACATGCGACACCGGGACGATTTCCAGTTCGTCCTTGATGTTCTGCGGAATCTCCACGAGGTCCTTCTCGTTCTCCGCCGGGATAAGGACGGTTTTGATACCGCCGCGAAGCGCCGCGAGCAGCTTTTCCTTCAGCCCGCCGATCGGCAATGCCCGACCACGCAGCGTCACCTCGCCGGTCATCGCGATGTCCTTGCGCACCGAAACGCCCGTCAGCGTCGACACGATCGACGTGACCAGGCCGATACCGGCAGAGGGGCCGTCCTTGGGCACCGCCCCCTCGGGCAGATGAACATGGATATCCTTGCGCATGAACAGGCTCGGCTTGATGCCGTAGCCCGGCGCGCGCGCCTTTACGAAACTGAACGCCGCTTCGACCGATTCCTTCATCACATCGCCCAGTTTGCCGGTCGTCTTGATGTTGCCCTTGCCGGGCACCGTGACGGATTCGATCGTCAGCAGTTCGCCGCCCACCTCGGTCCAGGCAAGGCCCGTGACGGCGCCGATCTGGTGCTCCTCCTCGGAAATGCCGAAGCGATATTTCCGTACACCGGAAAATTCGTGCAGATTGTCCGGCGTGACCGTGACGCTCTCCACCTTCTTTTCCAGGATCTGGCGCAGCGCCTTGCGCGCAAGTTTCGCGATCTCGCGCTCCAGCGTCCGCACCCCGGCTTCTCGGGTATAGTACCGGATCAAGTCGCGAAGCCCCGCTTCGGTCAGTTCGAACTCGCCTTCCTTCAACCCGTGAAGCTCGACCTGCTTGTCCACCAGGTGCCGCTGCGCGATCTCGACCTTTTCATCCTCGGTATAGCCCTCGAGCCGGATGATCTCCATGCGGTCGAGCAGCGGCTGCGGCAGATTGAGCGTGTTGGCCGTGCACACGAACATCACGTCCGACAGA is a window encoding:
- a CDS encoding HU family DNA-binding protein, which translates into the protein MNKQELIGQVADHSGLNKGDASKAVEAVFDSITGALKKGDEVRLVGFGTFSVSKRKASTGRNPRTGEPMTISASTQPKFKAGKGLKDAVN